A genomic stretch from Canis lupus familiaris isolate Mischka breed German Shepherd chromosome 15, alternate assembly UU_Cfam_GSD_1.0, whole genome shotgun sequence includes:
- the C15H1orf210 gene encoding type III endosome membrane protein TEMP, whose amino-acid sequence MSELNQTTVGPSASAVSPALATGARAWPVLVGVVLGAVVLSLLIALAAKCYLCRKYHTSYQHHQLPRIGKAAFPDVGEEDDDGFIEDNYIQPGAGGLETEGNRDNFSF is encoded by the exons ATGAGTGAGCTGAACCAAA CCACTGTGGGGCCCTCAGCATCAGCCGTGTCCCCTGCACTGGCCACCGGGGCCCGGGCATGGCCTGTGTTGGTCGGGGTTGTGCTGGGCGCTGTGGTCCTCTCCCTCCTCATAGCGCTTGCTGCCAAATGCTACCTCTGCCGCAAATATCATACCAGCTACCAGCACCACCAGCTGCCCAGGATAGGGAAGGCAGCCTTCCCGGACGTGGGCGAAGAGGATGATGATGGCTTCATCGAGGACAATTACATTCAGCCTGGGGCTGGTGGGCTGGAGACAGAGGGGAACAGGGACAACTTTTCCTTCTGA